In the genome of Yarrowia lipolytica chromosome 1B, complete sequence, the window CACCTCGCCAgcgttcttcttgacgtGGTCAAGCACGGCATTAACTTGTTTGTAAGTGCTATCCAGGCCACTCTTGTCACATTTGAGTCTATTAGCCCGGACACCAGTCAAGTACCTCTTCACAGAGGTAGCAGTCTCGACTACTGTAAAGGCCACATGCACATACGACCAGTCACGAGATTCCATATCAGCAAGGGGATGGTTagtcagcagctcctgcagcttAGTAAATCGCTCGCCGTTCAGCTTGTCGCGAGCTAGCTCGGCACACCGCAGAGTCACATTCAACTGCCACTCCTCTGCCTCCGTCAAATCATGAGCCTCGCGCATAACATGTGTGAGCTCTTCCAGCAGCGATCCAAACTCGGCAACACCAAGCTTCTGCTGAATCTGCCAGTTGAGAGTGAATGCTCTGGTCCAagtctcctcctgcttgggGCCAGCAGTGAAACGGTCACCGTAAGACTTGTCGCTCGACTTGTTCACTGACCACATGATCTTGTTGTCTCTCTGGTCCATCAGGGTGTGGGTGGGTTGAGGCTTTGCTCCTATGGGCTGTCTCGCGTACTCGCTCATCctgagctgctccagaaccagTAGAGCACGTGACTGGGAGAAGTCGAGTCTCTTCTTGAATTCCACAAACCCTCCAATCTTTGAGAAGGTGCTCTGGTTGTATGCGTGTTTGATGAGCATGGGAGACTCATGGTCATTCTCGGAGTAGAGGGTGAGGGCCTTGGACACTAGTTTAGATGAAAGGGGGAACATAGTGGACACTCGCGACAGAAGGAAGTGAGAATTTACATCGTGCTGGATAGTCTTGATGGACAAACTGACGTAGTGAGGCTCGGCTGAGGGGAAAAGACCAAGAATAAGGTACAATCTGGTCAGCCAAAGGCGCACATAGAATTGATGCTGGTCACGGGAAATCGcatgctcaagaagaatgATGGCCTTGCTCACGTTGATAGAAGCACGTGACTTGGCGTACTCCTCTAGCAGAGAGCAGGTTGCAATCAACAAAAAGTCGTCTCCAACGTGATACTCTTTGGGGTCCTTTTTAGTGAGCAGAAACTCAGTTTGCTGGTAGAGAGTGATCTGCTTGTCCAcgaaggtcacgtgatcagaTTTATCACAACTGACCAGAAACTTCAACTTCTCCACGTTGACTCTGATGATAGCTTCCTTGAGGGTGGTGATCTTGGGCTCCTCAGTGTAACCAATCATTTTCAGAACAGTGTCTGTATCCGTGTTTTCGACGTAGTCCTTAAGATCATCATAAGCACAGAGCTTGGAACCCATCATAGCAAAATAGTTCTGGACGGAGGTGGTAATATCCAGCCTCAGTTGGTGATTCagctcaacagcagccaaCAAGCTGTTTCGTGTCTTTTTGTTCTTCTCGATgacctcctcaacctctTCCTTTCTCTCGCTCTTAAGACCACCTTCGATCAGAGTCTTCCAGTGAGCCCAATCGTCCAGATCCTggtccaccaccactttcTTGGAGTGGTCAAACAGCGCACTCCATTGCTCTGACTCCTTCAAATACTCTCGTAGCATAATTGTGAGCTCCAAGTTATTCCAGAAGAATGCGTCCTTTTGAAGGGTCTCAATTGCTTCGGTTTTTTTACCCTGAGCCCACAGAAGCTTCGCATAGACATAGACCTCTTCTGCAGAGACGAAGGGTCGCTGTTGTTCGCACATTCTGGTGCTCAGCATTGAGATgatggccttctccttgtctgGGATGGatccctcctccagagcaacCAGTCCACTGTAGACGGCCCAGAACACAGATCGGCGGCTCTTTTCGGTCTTGCTGAGTGCCATAGCTGCTCGCTGCTGTCCATAGGTGTTTCCGGAGTCCACCATAGCCCACAACCACGTCTCTAGAGTCGAAGCAGCTGGGTTCTTCTTAGCATAGCCCTCGAAAAGCGGAAGAAGTCGATCTGGGCGGTCTAGCCGGGTGAAAACGTTGCTGAGCATCATGACTGTTCGCTGATCTGAGGGATCAGTCGCAAGAAGGTCCTCtgcctccttgagagcctctTCCTTGTTTCCAGACAGCACGCTCACCAGAGCATTTAGAGCCCCATAGTAGGTGTTTTTGGGCGCTTTTTTCTGAGCCTTGGCAATTAGGGCACGGGCTTGCTTGAATGTGCCGGCCTCAATCGCCTCCCAGATGCTCTTATCTCGAGTCGACATGTTGTATGGAAGATCCTTGGATAAGTTGCATGTTGATTTAGGTGGTTTGATATGCATGTGTGTGAAGTGTTGTGTGTTCGAATTCCAGAAGAGTGTTTTTATTACAACGACTAATTTATGGAACAAGATTGAGCCGTGATGTTTCAACTTTTACAATACTCACATGTGCAAgtagaagtacaagtacaacattTGGAAGTCTTGATTTATTGGATTGttggtttgtttttttcagaTGAAAAGCTGTCTTTCGGAAACATGTGTTGTCTCCAAGTTTCATATACTCGTATGGTTACACTATTTAGATGCCATATCTAGGTTGACCCAAAACATACGAAGCCACACCTGAATCTCTTCCAATCGTTCAGAAGTAGAACGACCGGCTCTTAATCTCGACGATTATGCCACAATTGATCTGACTCAGTGCTTCATTATCTACGACTGTTCCTGCTGTACATTTCAGAACACATTAGTCTGATGCACTGATAAGCACGTTGCTCTTCGGAGTCTTCTCGGTGCTGTGACAGGTACTGAATCCCTTGTTTGCGACATTACATTGCAAGTGACATTTGCTTAGATCAATATGTTCAAACGGGATCCTAGGATATGTCTTCCCATCATCATACCAAGTGAACACGGATTACGCGAGACGGGGCCGCCGGCATTGGTAACACCGTTGCTGAGATAACGAGCAAACTAGTTCATGATAAGTCGCTCATAACTACATACCGTACAGTAGTCGGGATCCACAATAACTACTGACATGCAACTCTGCGTGCTACTAGTCGTGCACTAATTAGTGTGAAATGTGATTCTCGATAACAAAGCACAGGCCCACTTTTACGTCAGATCACAAATGTGGGGTACAACAAGCGAAAAGACATCACAAGAAGAGTCgatttatttattattatcCTGTTAAGGTTTCTCTGCTCTTACAGAAGTTGTTCTCCATGTGAGTCGTGCTCGCTCTGTATCTATACATGACACACCACCCTGACCACACATGTAACGCTTCTTAGGGTAGTCTCGTTGAAGAAACCGAGAGTCATAGGACCAACATGTGAGAACATCAATTGACCCCATTTTGCGACTCGGTACTTCTGTTGGAGGCTTGTACAAGCACGAAAGGGGCCTGACACTTGACACAATTACTGTATATGGTTAGGATCACACTGATGCACGACACTGTCATTTAAGCACAAAATCGAGTGGGCATTGCCTCCCTCATGATTTCCTTTCAAGAATAGTTGAATATATCGGGgttttttcttctttgaACATTTCCAGGATGATTGAAGAGCTCTTACTTGGAATAACACACTTACCAGGACAGAGGGCAGTGTACAATAGCATACATGATAATGGTTCGTGACACCTTCGAGAGATCTAACTGCAACGGTGAATTAGCTACAGTTCTCCTTATGATTGCATTAGCGTAGTAACAGTCAACTTGGCAGACCTGGCCCGAACCGAACTTCCTCCGACCCGCACTGTCAAGTATAAATACATCGATGTAAGTGGTCCTTACAACTCAACTCAcctacaactacaatggTTCTATCTACAGTCATTGGAGAATGGTTCTCCAGAGTTCTTTTTGGAACCGttgctccttctcccctTACAGCCACTGCCCCCATCTCTCAGGACTTTTACGACACTGCCCTGACTTTCTCCCACCTCTCCAATGTTGCCTACTGTATCAATACTCCATTGGAGTCTTTGAAATCTGACTTCTCTTGCGGAGTAGCATGCTCTCACTTTCCTAACATGGAGCTGGTCGAAGTGTTTGGAGGTGAGTTTTTCGAAACCTCCATCACCGGATTTCTTTCTATTGACCATGTCAAGAAAGAGAAGTATGTGGTTTACCGAGGAACCTACGACATCGGAGACGTCTACACCGACATCCAACTGTCCCAAAGCCCCTTTCTCGTCACTCCTTCTGCCCTAGGATCGACTGCAAACCTCTGCGAGGGATGCACTATTCACGACGGCTGGAACAAGGCTTACAATGAGACCATGGGCATTATTGGAGACAAGCTGGCTGATCACGTTAACAGCAACCCTGACTATCGATTGGTTGTTACTGGTCATTCTCTGGGTGCTGCTATTGCGGTACTTTCTGCTACAAGTCTCAAGGTGAACGGTCAGGATCCCTATCTTTACACCTATGGTCAGCCTCGTATTGGAAACGCCAACTTTGCCAATTTTGTCTCCAAGCAGTGGTTTGGCGAAGGAGATGGTCTCAGCATGGATTCTGATAGACGTTACTTCCGACTGACTCACTGGAACGATCTGTTTGTAGGATTCCCCGCTTTCAAGGACTATGTCCACTCTGTGGGAGAAATCTACATTGATTACTTCACTGTCCAGCCTCCTCTGAACAAGGTCTTCTCTTGTGCCGGTCCCGAGAGTATGAGCTGTTACAGAAAGGACTTTAACGCTCTTGCTCGGTTagacattgtcaagaacCACCTGGCCTACTTTGACTGGATCTCTTTATGCACTCTCAATATTGGACGTCGAGATCTGGAGAGAGGGCGCAAGTTTGAAGGTACTTGGCTCTACGGAGGTCTTGCCAACGGTTCCACCATCTTTTAGAAGGTAGAAGAGAGTGACTGGGGATGATCTTTGACCACCAGCTTCCATATTTGAATGACCCTCTTTCAATCTGTATAAATTACTGTAGACTATGATAATATCTTTTGACAATCGTGTAGAAGTACAGGTCGAGAGAATGGACAGTTGCACATATTAAATTTCCTATTCTATAGATGCCACAATTGTATTACTGTAGGTCTTTTGTTTCTCAATATTTCCAGAGTGGTTTGCTGGACTGAGGGTCGCATCGCTCTTGTTTCAATGATTTTATTGTGTTGTATTATTAGGGGGGTGGGTGTGAAGAACGCGGAAACTGACATGACCAACAGGTGATAGAACAGACAAGTTTCCAGAAAAGCTGGTTTTATTCTACTTCACGTAGTCCCCTTCTACAGTATCATTGTGGATTCTGTGGAACCATAGGCACCAAAGGAGTATCTGAAAGTAAACAGAAACGATTGAGGGCATGTTAATGAATATACTTGAGACTAAACATAGATTCACATGTGCTAGTACCGGTATATAAGACAAATACcttctttttttgcacCTAggatatactgtacttgtatgagcAGGGTACCTGGACATACATCGTCCCCAACCCAACTCTGGTGTTCCGACTAGACTCGATATGAGTCTTGAAATTTGAGCGAGCACGCTGCGCAGACATTGGGTATGATGGATGAAAAGAGCGCTTCGTTTGTGCAATTGACCAGGGATGCTTGTTGCTGAATCATCTCATGATTTTAATCAAAATTTGTAGTTACAAatacttgaacttgtacttgtagagtaAATGTTCAGTTCTTTTGATAACTGTAGCTAACATACATGCTGACTGCTGTGCTTTCAAATTCAGCACAATTGCACACCTCCAGGTGGCAAAATGAGCGCTAAAGTTGAATAATTGAAGTATAGCCAATGAAAGACCAGCTTACAAAAGAATAGAAGTCTTTTTCTTGCATATATTCAAAATCTACCCTTGTACCAAAATGAAGGATTCATCACCAAGTTTCAAGACACACTTCAAGGATTTTGAGTTTAACCCTAAAAAATATTTCTGCATGAATCGTGAAAATAAAATCCCAATCAGTATAGcatcacacacacaacacacacactacacacacaatgtcgaCACTATACAAGACCTTGAGCGGCGAGAGCTCTAAGCCCGAGAagaccgagaagaaggacgatgGAGTGACCAACAAGCAGCGAGTGCTGATCATCACTTCTCGAGGAGTGACCTTCCGACAAAGACATCTCATCAGCGATCTCCAGACCATGCTTCCCCATGGTCGAAAGGAGTCCAAGCTCGACACCAAGTCCAAGTTGTACCAACTCAACGAGATTGCTGAGATGTACAACTGCAACAACATTCTGTACTTTGAGGCCCGAAAGCATATGGATCTGTACATGTGGATGGCCAAGGCTCCCAACGGTCCCACCGCCAAGTTCCACATCCAGAACCTGCATACCATGGACGAGCTCAACTTCACCGGCAACTGTCTGCGAGGATCTCGACCTATTCTGTCCTTCGACAGCAGCTTTGACGACACCCCTCACAATGCCGtgatcaaggagatgcTGACGCAGACCTTTGGTGTCCCCAAGGGTGCCAGAAAGTCCAAGCCCTTCTTCGACCACGTCTTCACCTTTTCGCTGGTGGACAACAAGGTCTGGTTCCGAAACTaccagatccaggagaCTGTCAACGAAGAAAACCCCCGAGAGACCGACATTTCTCTGGTTGAGATTGGTCCCCGATTTGTCATGACTCTCATCACCATGCTTGAGGGCTCTTTTGGAGGCCCCGTAATTTTCGAGAACAAGCAGTATGTGTCCCCTAACACTGTCCGATCGCAGATGAAGCAGCAGGCCGCTGAGCAGGCCGCCAGCCGAGCCGAGGCTGCCTTCAAGCGAAAGGTCAAGGTCAGAGATGCTGTTATTGCTGCTGACCCTCTCGCTGACTCTGTGATTTTCAAGTAAGCCAATGGCTAGAAGTGCAAGATTGAGCGGGTATtagagagcagcagcataGCTCGAGCGAAGGATACTGATAATAGAGTCGACTGGCTGTACGGACCGACTAGGAAAAGGTACATTAATAGATATGATGAATTTGATTGATAGACAGTAGAGGAGTACCAACTCTTACTTGTAGCAGCTTTGGCTATATGGCTTGTTACTGGTACTGGGAATGGCTGTATTGTTCTGTGGAGTGTTACAGCTAGAATGGTAGATACAGGGAAGACTCGTCAGATATGAAGACTCACAATTGATGTTGCTGCATCGTATATCctcactacagtacatccaTACATGTCACTTGAGAAGTCGTGTTTACGATACATCGACATGTGTGCGTAACTAACCGTCGAACAAGCGTAAGATAAAGACACAAAAGGCACACTGTAAATAAAGCAGAGGCACTTAGGCCGTGCCACCATTTAATATATAAACGTCCGCCAATACGACCAGACTCACATATACAACCTAGATACAACAGATACATCATTGAGACAATCGAATGGCCACTCGACCTGTCACGTCAACACGAAACATTGCTCTCGGGTTTCTCGAAAAAGAGCTGGaagaacacaaacagcagctgtcGACCCAGAGGAGAGAGCTCGACATACGATTGAAACCTCTTAGAGACGAGAAGAACGAAGTTGTTAATGAGATCAAGAGTGCTCacagcctccttgacggTCTTCAAGCCAAATTGAAGGACTTCGAAGACTTAGACAAGCGATTGAATGaacagatcaaggaggaagagaagaaattCGAAGATGAGTTTGAGGGTCTGATGGCTAGGATTACGGGTCTCAAGGCTGCCCTCACTGAGCTAGGGAGTGTAAGACAATCTgtggaggtgaagaaggaaaagggTGTGATTGAGTTGGGTAGTGGAGGGGATGAGGGGTTGGAAGATGTCGTGAGTCGGGTCACAGAAGGGGTATCTGTAAACTCGATGTCAGAAGTGTCCTCCGGTGAAGTGCCTTCTACTGTTGATGTATTTGCACCTCCAGTTGATGTTGCTACTGACGCTGCTACATCGCATACACTGTCATCATCTATAGGTAACGGTCCTTGTGAGAAGCCAGCTGCCACAACCGCTATCTCTAAAACTGTTTCTAAAGAGAAAATTGCTGTCGCAAAGATCTCTCCTGAAACAGGTCTCTCATCTTCCGAGCATGCTTCCCAAATCCTTTCTCGCATCTTGATTCCTAAACTGCCTTCTTTTGAGAAGCGCAAAGGTTCAAATGGAACTGCGAAGCCCCAAGTAGAACGGCTCAAACGGAGAAAGCCAAGTTTTGCGGAAGAGGTGGCTGTTTTGATCAAACCGGTGCCCAAAACATGtcccaagcccaagaaaaCTCCAGGATCGAAGACTAAGGGAAGGGGAAGAGAGCCACTGGCAGTGTTGACAAATGAGAATCCCAACAGCTACGCCAAACAATTGGGCTCCCGTCGCAAAGAACACAGAAGCGAAGACTCAGATGCCAGTTGGAATGAGGAAGGAGTTTCCATTAACGCCAGTGATAGTGATTCGGAGGATCAATCTCCTAATGGTCGACGACAAGGTTGTCGATCGCGAGAGATTGACTGCGAGAGCGATCTCACAAGTGAACTAATTGGAGAATTCAATGAGTTGGTGGGAGATGGGAGTGGGAAGTTCGATAGGAAGAGGACAAGTGCAAATGGtacagaagagaagggcagcaacaagaagaGCAAGCATGTGAGCGGGAGAGCAGACATGGGTCAAGGTGTTGAAGATGGAAAGGCTGATTACGAATATTCCAACATGGACACATCCATTGACGAGTTGTTCTTCGAGAAGCCTGCTCTTAATGAGATGACTAATGATGAGGCTAACCCGCCAGATGAGTACAATTCTTTTGAGGTACCAGTAGAACCAGCTAATGACATTAGCTCTGCCATTGCACCGAAGCCAGGGTCTACAGCGAAGTCAAAGTCTGCGGTGGAGGCCACTCATTCGTCTCACCCACCTACCAATATGAAGACTGAGATGGAAGATGTGGCTGTAAACTCTCCAACACCTTGGGAGCCCGGTAAGAGTTCGGATTGCCTGGCTCCCATGTCGCCTACCTCATCTTCCCCACCTCTCAAGCTACCTGGACCCCAAGAGCTTGACCTAGCCAGCTCTCCTGGAGTCCTTGAGTCCCAGAACGCTCAACACGACAGAGAAGGCTTATCCGAAAGGAAGAGTTCGTATAATCAATTGTCCCCCTCAAAACTTTCACCCCAGCCACCTACAGGTCCTCGCGCCCTCAGGCCTTGTTCAGCCTTGGAGGAATCTTTCCCGCGGCCAATTACTGGAACACCTACCGGTCCTCGAGATCAGGGCTCTTTACTGGGCGTTCAGGATTTCGATTCGCCCAAAGGGCTTCAAAAAGGGAGCCAAGCTCACCAAGGCGACAGGCGTGATGAAGAATACAGCAATATGTATGGCAAACAACACGCCTGTCAACCAGACCCTTACGACAGACACGATTATCGGGGGAGGGATATCACCTGGGATATCCTCAGATACAACCCACAACTCTGGGCGCATCTGCACAGTGTCAGGCAGCTCAGAGGGCTTGTGTTTTACCACGGCAGATACACTTTGATCAGGTGTATATATGGCTATCCCGAGAGGAAGTGTCATGATGCATTTGAGACCCTGCGAGATCTGCGGATGCACATGTTCACTGTCCACTGCATTAAGACGTATGTGTGTCTCCTATGCAAATCAGCTTATGGTAGGAAGTGTGATCTATGGGGCCATTGTAAGAAGTTCCACGATGGCCTTATGGGTAAGTACTGGCGTGGGCATTCCAACCATGTCTGATGTTAGCTATACACTACATGTAAGGTAACGTAAGTAAATGTATTAAACGGGGCTGAATCGTTAGTGTTTATGAGGTGTTTGATGCTACAACAGAAAGACTACAGTTTTGCTTTGTTCCTACCTTGCACTGCGTGAACTCAGGGTCAGGCACTCGCTCGATTTAATCATAATCTAATCATCACATTGAAAAAGACATatctacttcttctcagcagcctcctgctccttgaggAAGTTGGCAATgaacttctcctcgtcggaaGAGCCGGCCTGGATGGCGGGGGCAGCGGGCTTCTCAGCCTTCttgccagaagaagcaatCACGATACCACCGACGACAGAGACGATAGTTCCGATAGCGAGCTGAGTTAGTATTGAACGGGTAGCTTGTGTGTTGGTTTGTAGTGGGAACAAATAGCTTAGTTGGATGACTTGTAATGGTCATTTGAGGCACATTCCGATAGTAACACTTCGACGTTTGAGGCATGGACGTCACACAGGATAGCTTGAGCAGAACCAAGACAATCAGACAAGGCCAAAACGAAGTATCCACAAGGATACAGCAATCGCATCCATTCCGCAATTAACATATGCCTTGCTTCTCATGTTACTTCCCTCACCTTGCTCTCAATCAGATGGCCACGATGTGACCCGAGCACCACACAAAACCTCTATCCACGAGAGCATCCTTGTCAATTGTCTTCCCAAACATCATCCCTGTGTTCTTATAGCAAAAACATCATCCCTCCATAGCTCTAGTTTCCTCAATTTCCTCCGTCATGTTGTCTAATGTCCTCATCACATCCTCCTCTTAGTAAACCTGACGATGAACACCAGGACAATTCTTTGCCAGGGCAATGCCCTCGTAAACACCCCTCAAACACTCACCTGATGGGGGTAGACAGTCTTTCCGAGAATGTGGTATGCGGCACCCATTGTTGATTTTTGGTTGTTAAGGTCGTGATGTGAATAGGTGTCTTTTTTGAATTTGTCGGGAGCCAGGCTACGCAGTGTAATTGGCTGGAAAGTTGTGCTGCAGTATTGGGACCGGACCAGTATGTACGCTACACTGTTGCGACTTTAAGCTCCCCCACATACATGCAGCATGTACACTCCAGAGCGATATACTCTATTGTGCGGGCATAGGGAGGGGGATCTAACACACGACGCGACACTTTCACAAGCCGTTTGTTCAACACAGGCACGACTTTTTCACACTCGCAGAGTTACTCCGATCCCAACAGTACTAATTCCGTTCTTTTCCGACCCGAAATGAGTCTGTTACAAGACCCAGACTACCTCATCACACATCTTCGGGCCAAGTATGTCGATTCCATTCACGATTCAGTCGCGCCAGCATTGGTCAAGCCCGTCCCAGGATACCTTCGACACGACCATTCAAAGGATTGGCAAAATGAGTCGCTTACGATTCTTCTGAAGGCTGAATCTCCGCCTGTAGCTTCATCGTCACTCAACGAGAAAGCTCTGGCATATAGACGACAGAAGTTGAGGCTTGACGACATGAGCGATGAGGACGAAGATGAAATGGCAGACGACGAGAATCACACTAATGGAGGAGTCATCAGACTGAAACGACGAAACACACAGAAACGAGCCTCAGGGGTGCCTCTAGCTCAGAGTTATATGGACTCCAGCGATACCTACAAGCAACAGGACATTATGGCAAGTGGAGGGTTCTCTGGTCAATACGACGACTCAAACTCGTCAggagacgacgatgatTTTGACGAAGAGGAAAGTGAAGACGAAGCAGGAGGTTCAGGCGTATTGGATGTGCATCAACTGACTCCCAGAATTGATGACCATCATAGCAGCGACTCCAGCATCATGTCTTCGTCAgaagatgacgaggagatcATTGTTGTTCCATCCATGACATTCGACGAAGGCACTTCTCTTTCTGGGGATGCATATGCTGCTATATCCTCTGCTAATGTGGACTCGGAGCTCGATCCTCAAAGCAGTTATATCTATCCTACCGACGAACAAGGGCTCGTGGTGGATTCAGATGACTCCGACGAACACCTGGAGATGCCCATTTCAAagacaaacacaaaatCGTCCATGCCCAGAGCCACATCTACTGCTTCTGTGACCACTGCAGGCTCTTCATTGTCCAAGACTGCCAATTCCAACACCTCATGGCTGTCTCAGCGACGTGAACCACAGCGGCAAACTTCTGTTGATGTCATCCCTGAGCCACAGAGTCTCAAGAATCGTCGCCGAATGAGCGGGGTGGTTCCACCCAGACCAAGAAGTAACACTACCGCTTCTCTCCCTGCAGAATCAACCCAAAAGGTCGATACCAAATTGTTCGAGAAGGACTTTAGCCGTCTACAACTCGTTACTGAACGGCAACATACCAGTTTGCTGTCCAGCCAAATCCAGGACAGGTCTTCTACTCTCGACAACCCCCTCGACGAATATATGAGTGCTTCTGGAAAGGCCACCAAAAAGCCTCTCAACATCTACATGTATATGCCAAGCAGTGCGTGTCCCGATACTCCCTGGGAGgtctctcttcttccggATGTGACTGTCAGCCACGCTATTGGTTTTGCACTATACAAATACTCTCTGAACCACCTTGAGCCGGCTCTTACACCAGCCCAGTGTGACGCCAACCTGTGGAACTGTTACATGGTcgaagatggagaagtgGATGAAGATATCGTGCTTGA includes:
- a CDS encoding uncharacterized protein (Compare to YALI0B11858g, similar to uniprot|Q872L4 Yarrowia lipolytica LIP7 Lipase (EC 3.1.1.3)) gives rise to the protein MVLSTVIGEWFSRVLFGTVAPSPLTATAPISQDFYDTALTFSHLSNVAYCINTPLESLKSDFSCGVACSHFPNMELVEVFGGEFFETSITGFLSIDHVKKEKYVVYRGTYDIGDVYTDIQLSQSPFLVTPSALGSTANLCEGCTIHDGWNKAYNETMGIIGDKLADHVNSNPDYRLVVTGHSLGAAIAVLSATSLKVNGQDPYLYTYGQPRIGNANFANFVSKQWFGEGDGLSMDSDRRYFRLTHWNDLFVGFPAFKDYVHSVGEIYIDYFTVQPPLNKVFSCAGPESMSCYRKDFNALARLDIVKNHLAYFDWISLCTLNIGRRDLERGRKFEGTWLYGGLANGSTIF
- a CDS encoding uncharacterized protein (Compare to YALI0B11836g, similar to Saccharomyces cerevisiae MDM20 (YOL076W); ancestral locus Anc_3.130, weakly similar to uniprot|Q12387 Saccharomyces cerevisiae YOL076w DEC_1 necessary for mitochondrial inheritance and organisation of the actin cytoskeleton singleton), with amino-acid sequence MHIKPPKSTCNLSKDLPYNMSTRDKSIWEAIEAGTFKQARALIAKAQKKAPKNTYYGALNALVSVLSGNKEEALKEAEDLLATDPSDQRTVMMLSNVFTRLDRPDRLLPLFEGYAKKNPAASTLETWLWAMVDSGNTYGQQRAAMALSKTEKSRRSVFWAVYSGLVALEEGSIPDKEKAIISMLSTRMCEQQRPFVSAEEVYVYAKLLWAQGKKTEAIETLQKDAFFWNNLELTIMLREYLKESEQWSALFDHSKKVVVDQDLDDWAHWKTLIEGGLKSERKEEVEEVIEKNKKTRNSLLAAVELNHQLRLDITTSVQNYFAMMGSKLCAYDDLKDYVENTDTDTVLKMIGYTEEPKITTLKEAIIRVNVEKLKFLVSCDKSDHVTFVDKQITLYQQTEFLLTKKDPKEYHVGDDFLLIATCSLLEEYAKSRASINVSKAIILLEHAISRDQHQFYVRLWLTRLYLILGLFPSAEPHYVSLSIKTIQHDVNSHFLLSRVSTMFPLSSKLVSKALTLYSENDHESPMLIKHAYNQSTFSKIGGFVEFKKRLDFSQSRALLVLEQLRMSEYARQPIGAKPQPTHTLMDQRDNKIMWSVNKSSDKSYGDRFTAGPKQEETWTRAFTLNWQIQQKLGVAEFGSLLEELTHVMREAHDLTEAEEWQLNVTLRCAELARDKLNGERFTKLQELLTNHPLADMESRDWSYVHVAFTVVETATSVKRYLTGVRANRLKCDKSGLDSTYKQVNAVLDHVKKNAGEVKNLRSKAREQDIELLGDWALNKVKMAPERFEDVIEGIHSSRDKVMTGVRAGC
- a CDS encoding ribosome biogenesis protein BRX1 (Compare to YALI0B11880g, similar to Saccharomyces cerevisiae BRX1 (YOL077C); ancestral locus Anc_3.129, highly similar to uniprot|Q08235 Saccharomyces cerevisiae Chromosome XV reading frame ORF YOL077C), whose amino-acid sequence is MSTLYKTLSGESSKPEKTEKKDDGVTNKQRVLIITSRGVTFRQRHLISDLQTMLPHGRKESKLDTKSKLYQLNEIAEMYNCNNILYFEARKHMDLYMWMAKAPNGPTAKFHIQNLHTMDELNFTGNCLRGSRPILSFDSSFDDTPHNAVIKEMLTQTFGVPKGARKSKPFFDHVFTFSLVDNKVWFRNYQIQETVNEENPRETDISLVEIGPRFVMTLITMLEGSFGGPVIFENKQYVSPNTVRSQMKQQAAEQAASRAEAAFKRKVKVRDAVIAADPLADSVIFK
- a CDS encoding uncharacterized protein (Compare to YALI0B11913g, gnl|GLV|YALI0B11913g [Yarrowia lipolytica] similar to uniprot|P81451 Saccharomyces cerevisiae YOL077w-a ATP19 Subunit K of mitochondrial ATP Synthase, similar to Saccharomyces cerevisiae ATP19 (YOL077W-A); ancestral locus Anc_3.128), which encodes MGAAYHILGKTVYPHQLAIGTIVSVVGGIVIASSGKKAEKPAAPAIQAGSSDEEKFIANFLKEQEAAEKK
- a CDS encoding uncharacterized protein (Compare to YALI0B11902g, no similarity); translation: MATRPVTSTRNIALGFLEKELEEHKQQLSTQRRELDIRLKPLRDEKNEVVNEIKSAHSLLDGLQAKLKDFEDLDKRLNEQIKEEEKKFEDEFEGLMARITGLKAALTELGSVRQSVEVKKEKGVIELGSGGDEGLEDVVSRVTEGVSVNSMSEVSSGEVPSTVDVFAPPVDVATDAATSHTLSSSIGNGPCEKPAATTAISKTVSKEKIAVAKISPETGLSSSEHASQILSRILIPKLPSFEKRKGSNGTAKPQVERLKRRKPSFAEEVAVLIKPVPKTCPKPKKTPGSKTKGRGREPLAVLTNENPNSYAKQLGSRRKEHRSEDSDASWNEEGVSINASDSDSEDQSPNGRRQGCRSREIDCESDLTSELIGEFNELVGDGSGKFDRKRTSANGTEEKGSNKKSKHVSGRADMGQGVEDGKADYEYSNMDTSIDELFFEKPALNEMTNDEANPPDEYNSFEVPVEPANDISSAIAPKPGSTAKSKSAVEATHSSHPPTNMKTEMEDVAVNSPTPWEPGKSSDCLAPMSPTSSSPPLKLPGPQELDLASSPGVLESQNAQHDREGLSERKSSYNQLSPSKLSPQPPTGPRALRPCSALEESFPRPITGTPTGPRDQGSLLGVQDFDSPKGLQKGSQAHQGDRRDEEYSNMYGKQHACQPDPYDRHDYRGRDITWDILRYNPQLWAHLHSVRQLRGLVFYHGRYTLIRCIYGYPERKCHDAFETLRDLRMHMFTVHCIKTYVCLLCKSAYGRKCDLWGHCKKFHDGLMGKYWRGHSNHV